The stretch of DNA TGCGATGAACCGCCTTCCCGAAGTGCTGGTCGTCATCGACCCCCGCAAAGAGAAAAACGCCGTCCACGAGGCACGGATTTTGGGAATCAAAGTGGTGGCTTTGATCGACACCGACTCGGATCCCGATGTCGTCGATCTGCCCATTCCCGGCAATGATGACAGCATCCGCTCGATCCATCTGATCCTGCAACACCTGAGTCAGGCAATCAACGGAGGCAAAGTCGACGTCCCCAAAGATGACGGACCGGCTGCTCCCCCCGAACCTGCTCCGGTTCCGTCCCTCTAGACTGAATAGCCTCACGATGAACCGGTTGGGGCTGCCCGTCGATGGGCCCCCAACCGATTCGTATTTGCTTCAACACAGTCGCCGCAAAACCATGCGTTGGGCAGTTTGCGGCTAAACGTTACCAATTGATAAAAGAAAGTAGGCACGATGGCAGAAATCACAGCTGCCGCTGTGAAGGCACTGCGGGAGCGGACCGACCTCCCGATGATGGAATGCAAAAAAGCATTGGTGGCCGCTAATGGTGATGAAGAAGGTGCTGTTGAGTACCTGAAGAACCAAGTCGGCAAAGTGATGGACAAGCGCAAAGACAACGTCACGGCCGAGGGCAAGTTCTGCGTAGCGATTGCCGACGACGGCAGCGCCGGCGTGATGATCGAAATGATGTGCGAGTCCGATCCGGTTTCCAAAAGCGACGACTTCAATTTTCTCGCTGCCCAGTGCGCCAAACAACTGTTGACCGGCCCAGGCGCAACGACGGCCGACGAATTGATGGCTCAGCCAGTTCCGGATGATCCGTCGAAAACGCTCAAAGATCTGCACGAAGAGATCACCAACAAGATTCGTGAAAAGATGGTGATCGGTCGCGTGATCAAGGTCGACGGTCCGGTGGGCTCTTATGTGCACCACGACGGCAAAACCGGCGTGTTGTTCCAAGCAGCCGGCGAATCCAAATCGGAAGATATCCTCAAGGACATGGCGATGCACATCGCCGCTCTGAAACCCAAAGTCGCCTTGCCGGAAGAACTCGACGCAGCCGACGTGGACGCACAACGCGCAGAGTTGTCCGAAAAGGCCAAAGCTTCGGGCAAACCGGAGAACATCGTCGACAAGATCGTCGATGGCCAAATGAAGAAATTCTTCGACGAACAAGGCGTGCTAATCGCCCAAGCCTTCGCCAAAGATGATTCAAAAACGGTCGAAAAAGCACTGGACGAAGCAGGCCTCAAAGCAGTCGGCTTCACCTGCTGGGAATTGGGGAAAAAGTAGTTCCTCGATGAACCAACATTGAGCAATCTAAAACGGGCGAGAACTAATGCAGGTTCTTGTCCGTTTTTTAATGCGCACTTTGATCGTCAAACAGAAAATCGAGGGAGCCACTGGCTTGACCAGTGTTTCGCAAGTATCGCACACACGGGAAATCGCACTGGCACCCGAACATCAATCGTGATGAAGCGCTGGATGCATTAGGAGCGCCGTGCACGACGGCAAGCCGTCGGTTTGGGACGTTGCGGTTTGACGCCCGCTAATCTGTGTTTTATCTGTGTTCAATCCGTGGCTAAGAATTCCTGCCATCGCAGCTTAGCTTTTCGCCTGTGCGCTTTGTTTGCGGAGTATTCCCGCGCGCAAAGTAGCGAGATCGCGGATGATTTCCGCAGCGGCGCGGCGTTTTAATTTGGGGCCGTTGATTGCACTGTTGGCCCGTGCGAGAAGTTCTCGTACCTGTTGCGGATCCTGATCCGCGCGGCGGGCCAGCGTCTCCACAGCTTGGTTGTCAGAGAGCGACATATGCCGAAACTGCAGATCCTTGCGCAACTGTTCGTAATAGTCCCGCAGTGCCATACGGCCGTCGCCGGTACGATAGTACATGTTCCCCAGCGCGTCGGTATGGTCCACGATATTGTGTCGTGGTTGATACAACGCCGGGAGTTGCCGACCGAATCGTCGTGAGCCGTACCAGACAAACAACAGCAACAAGGCCAACATCTGCACCGTCAACGGACGCAATAAGGGATCGAACAACAAGCCCACGACCTTTGGCGCGCCGATCGAGTTGTAATATTCGTCGAAAATCACATGACTCTCCGGCGAGGCGACCGATTCCACCAACCGCTGCGCTAAGATGCCGTTGTCCTTATACGCCAACGAGCCATTGGAAAAAATGTCATCCGAGGCAATCAATAAAACGCGGCCCGATCCATACGGTTTCAACACAGCTTGCGGTGCGTCATCAAACTCGACGATGACCTCACCCCCGTCGCCGGTGATTTTCCCGGTCGATCGCCAGCGTACCTCGCCCCCGCCAAATAACGTGGTTTGTACTGGCTGCGATTCCTCTTCCTGGTTTTGTTCCTGCGCCTGCTCCAGCATCTCTCCAAGATTCAGTTCAAAATCGAACAGCGGTTCGACCTGCAGTCCTAACTCCTCAATCTTTAATGATGGATCGCCGTAGGCGGGTGCGATGATCAGCGAGCCGCCTTGCTCGACCCAATCCAAAAACACTTTCCATTCGCGTTGATCGGGTTGCCGACTCGGGCCAAGCAGGCAGAATACGTCATCGTCGTACATCTCTTTCACGGCGCTGGCCGGCGAAAGATCATTGCGGCGGGCCTCGACGAATCTTCGCTGCGCCAACAGGTAAAACGCCTTTTTGCCCGCGCGCTCGGTGCTGTAGGTATCGTTCAACGGTTGCTGCGAATAGCGCGGAAACCAGAAATGCAGCGAGACCACCGCTATCAAACCGGCCAGCCACAACCATGACCAAAATGTGGACGCGTTATGTCGCATGAAACGCCCCCAGATAATTGTCCAACGATGTTTCATAATGTTCGGGAAGCACGTCGCGGCGGCCGAAACAGATCGGTTCGTAGATCCCGACAATCTGACCCAGCGCCGCATACAACTCTTTTCGCGAACGCACCGCACGGAGATAGTCGCGACACGTCAATCCGCGGCGAAATCGAATCAAGCCTTCCCGCTCGATATAGCTCATTGCTCCCAACAACAGCTGGGCAATGGCTTCGCGCGTATTGCCGGCGGCGGCCAATTCCGCAGCGCGATTCAGATAAACGTCGGCCGACAATTCCGCCGGGGAGAGAGCAGCATCCCCTTCCTCAAATTCATCCGGCAGCCAGCTTTCTTTTTTCGGCCGCCGCTTCATTGCCGTGATCCCGGCGTAGACCACATAGACAATCAACCCGCAGATCACAGCGACGACAATCCAAAACAAATAGGACAATGTCGGTCCCAAGACGCTGCCGATCGCCTCGGCGGTTTTCTTGACCCAATCGGGCAATTCGGCCGGTTTGTATTCTGAATCGGTGATTTCAGCGTCGCTGCGGTCGTACTTCAGGCGACGAAATTCCGGTGTCGAGAAAATATCCTCGATCTCATCGCGGACGACGTTGGGATCTTCGAATGTGGGCGGCGGCGGTCCCTCCTGAGCGTTGAGCGGAGTAGCCGCCGTCGCAATCAGGATCAACCAACAAACACCGGCCAGCGCGCGGTTCGTTAGTGCGATCATGACGTGGCCTCCAGTCGATCGGCTTCCTGCGCCAACTCCAATTCCATATCCCAGCAATCGCGGCGGACGCGGAGGTCGATGTAGGTGAAGAACCACGCCAAACGCCCCAATGGATAGACCAAAAAGGCGCAAAACGTGATCAAGCACAGCACCTTGGGATCACCCCATAACAAAAATCCCATTTCACCGTCGGGGCCGAGTCGTGGGAAGAAAATGGGAACGTGAAACAAAAAATTGATTGCCAAATCAAAGACCATAAAGAAGACCAACCACAACAACGCACAATAGCCCACAATCATGCCGCCGCCGATCAACAGATCGCCAAACTGCTTATGAATCAATTTGCTGCCCCGCGTTTCGTGCAGATGATTCGACAAGTCCGCCAACACGGTCCGCTCCACGAGAAACCCGGAACGAATGGCCAACCACACGCCGGGAAACAGGCACAACACAAACCCCAGCAGCACTCGAATTGCCAGGTCCCAATCTTCAAGAAAGAACATCAAGATGACCGAGCCCACAGCCGCCCGCAATAATAGTCCCCGCAAGAACAGGCTCATCAAACGACCCGGTTTTTGTTTCAACACACGCCCCCAAGAGAACGGTTCGCCGAACGATGCCGCGGCTGTCCCACTGATGAGCAAAATACCCATGGGGGAACTGAGGACGAAAAACAACAGTGCCGGCAGACGCAAATCGTATTCGTAGAAATACGACATCACATAGACTGCGACGCAACAGGGCAAAGCAAACAGAGCCAGCAACTGTGCGATCGGCTTAAAATATTGGCGGTAGAATAGCACAGCCATGTCGAGGCAATTGGAAACGCTCAGCGGTTCCAGGCGGATGCGGACGTGATCAAACCTCATGCCACCTCCTCGCCGCGACCCGCGAGTGTGAGATACAAAATCACCAGCAGCCACAGCATGCCGCCGGCAGCGTATTTGATTTGATCCGCAATGGGCGCCGGGGACCAGAAGGCTTCGATCATGGCGGCCACCACCAACATCACAGCAGCGCCGCCGGCAATCTGCACCGCTTCGAGTCCACGGGTCCTGAGCGAATCGAGGCGCGTCCGCCGGCCGGGATGCACGATCGCCTCGCCCAGCATCAGTCCGGCGCCCCCTGCGACGGCGATGGCGGTCAATTCAAACGAGCCGTGCGAGACGACGAAACTCAAGATGTTCTCCCCATGCCCCTTGCCGACGAGATATCCGATTGTTGCGCCGATGACGATACCGTTGGTCAATAGCAGATAGACCGTGCCGGTGCCCAATAAGACTCCCATGGCGAAACAACGCAGCGCGATGCCGACATTGTTCATGATATAAAAACCCCCCATCGCCGCACGGCTGGAACCGAAATCTTCAAAACTGGACTCGGCGTACATGTCTTCCATTTGGTCGAGTTGTTGCACAGGCAGAATGCGGGTGGCCAGTTCCGTCCGGTTTTGCACGACGACCCATGTAATACCCAGCGGCAGAAAGAACATCACAGCTGCGGTGATGAAAAAGCCAATGTTCCGGCGGAAAATGCAGGGGAACCCTCTGGAGAGGAAGGCAAAAAAATCATGGCTGCGCGTCGGCGGGGCCTTATAGAAGATGTTGTGCCCCTTGGTGACCAACTCGTTCAGGTACGAGGTCAGCCCAGCTCCCCAATCGCGCGTGCGGACGATGGATAAGTCGTGACAGACTTCACGAAATAGCTGCGAGAACTGTGAGGCATCGTTTCCGGATAACTTCTTCCAGCCTTTGCTGTCCACCTTATGGATCAACGCCTCAAAGCGGGTCCAGTCCGCCTGGCGTTTTCGTCGATATTCCCGTTTGCTAATCATGCAGGCAATTCCGCTTCGTGTGACGCGTGGGCAAGTTGAAACGTTCCAAAATGCCTCACTACTGGTTCCCAAACTCTGTTTGGGAACCCATTTCTCGAAGCTCCGCTTCGAGTGCGATCATTAATAAGTACTGGCTAGTTGTGGTTCAGCGAAGCAGAGCTTCGCGAGGGTGCGTTCCCAAACGGAGTTTGGGAACGAGTTAATTACGGTGAGGTAATCATGGCTTCACCGGCGACGGCCGGTTGTCGCTGGTCCGGGTTGTGGTGATGTTCTTCGTCGGCGTCGTTGTTCATGGTGCGATGGAAGGTCACGTAGACGCACGCCAAAAAGGCCATGGGGTATTCCTCGACAAAATTCGCCTGCCCTTGGAAATTGAGTTTCTTCGCCAACACCTTTGCTAATCGCGCCGCCAGTTCGTGGCCGCGCTGATGCGTGACGACGAATCGCCGCTGCAAGAATTCTTCGATCAAAGTCAACGTTTTGTGTGGCGGAACGTAGGTGCCAATGTCTGAGCGGGATAGCGGTTGAATTTTTTCGAGGATGATCGGTTCACGCGGAAGCTGCACCTTGCGTTCTTCAATCACAACCGTTCCCGCAGCCAGGTCGCCCAGTCGGCGGAACTTGCCGGAGGTGAATGCGGAGATGAAGCCGATGCCGTAGAGTGGAATCATGTCAGCCGCGCGGAGAAAGTTACGCATCAACGCTGACCAAAAACTGATCGGATAGCCCGCTTCTTGAATCACG from Symmachiella dynata encodes:
- the tsf gene encoding translation elongation factor Ts; its protein translation is MAEITAAAVKALRERTDLPMMECKKALVAANGDEEGAVEYLKNQVGKVMDKRKDNVTAEGKFCVAIADDGSAGVMIEMMCESDPVSKSDDFNFLAAQCAKQLLTGPGATTADELMAQPVPDDPSKTLKDLHEEITNKIREKMVIGRVIKVDGPVGSYVHHDGKTGVLFQAAGESKSEDILKDMAMHIAALKPKVALPEELDAADVDAQRAELSEKAKASGKPENIVDKIVDGQMKKFFDEQGVLIAQAFAKDDSKTVEKALDEAGLKAVGFTCWELGKK
- a CDS encoding DUF4350 domain-containing protein — translated: MRHNASTFWSWLWLAGLIAVVSLHFWFPRYSQQPLNDTYSTERAGKKAFYLLAQRRFVEARRNDLSPASAVKEMYDDDVFCLLGPSRQPDQREWKVFLDWVEQGGSLIIAPAYGDPSLKIEELGLQVEPLFDFELNLGEMLEQAQEQNQEEESQPVQTTLFGGGEVRWRSTGKITGDGGEVIVEFDDAPQAVLKPYGSGRVLLIASDDIFSNGSLAYKDNGILAQRLVESVASPESHVIFDEYYNSIGAPKVVGLLFDPLLRPLTVQMLALLLLFVWYGSRRFGRQLPALYQPRHNIVDHTDALGNMYYRTGDGRMALRDYYEQLRKDLQFRHMSLSDNQAVETLARRADQDPQQVRELLARANSAINGPKLKRRAAAEIIRDLATLRAGILRKQSAQAKS
- a CDS encoding DUF4129 domain-containing protein, which encodes MIALTNRALAGVCWLILIATAATPLNAQEGPPPPTFEDPNVVRDEIEDIFSTPEFRRLKYDRSDAEITDSEYKPAELPDWVKKTAEAIGSVLGPTLSYLFWIVVAVICGLIVYVVYAGITAMKRRPKKESWLPDEFEEGDAALSPAELSADVYLNRAAELAAAGNTREAIAQLLLGAMSYIEREGLIRFRRGLTCRDYLRAVRSRKELYAALGQIVGIYEPICFGRRDVLPEHYETSLDNYLGAFHAT
- a CDS encoding stage II sporulation protein M; amino-acid sequence: MISKREYRRKRQADWTRFEALIHKVDSKGWKKLSGNDASQFSQLFREVCHDLSIVRTRDWGAGLTSYLNELVTKGHNIFYKAPPTRSHDFFAFLSRGFPCIFRRNIGFFITAAVMFFLPLGITWVVVQNRTELATRILPVQQLDQMEDMYAESSFEDFGSSRAAMGGFYIMNNVGIALRCFAMGVLLGTGTVYLLLTNGIVIGATIGYLVGKGHGENILSFVVSHGSFELTAIAVAGGAGLMLGEAIVHPGRRTRLDSLRTRGLEAVQIAGGAAVMLVVAAMIEAFWSPAPIADQIKYAAGGMLWLLVILYLTLAGRGEEVA
- a CDS encoding RDD family protein; this translates as MSSLDLTSSDVPAIVELHSAIETPENVVLTYRLAGPALRLWAYVIDTVIRGIVLFVAAIIASISEMAIEGVPVGLWLVLLFLMEWGYFAIFEGFFRGKTIGKHAMNIRVIQEAGYPISFWSALMRNFLRAADMIPLYGIGFISAFTSGKFRRLGDLAAGTVVIEERKVQLPREPIILEKIQPLSRSDIGTYVPPHKTLTLIEEFLQRRFVVTHQRGHELAARLAKVLAKKLNFQGQANFVEEYPMAFLACVYVTFHRTMNNDADEEHHHNPDQRQPAVAGEAMITSP